A section of the Paenibacillus aurantius genome encodes:
- a CDS encoding sporulation protein YjcZ: MSACGGFGTSIAFILVLYILLVIVVGGVFI, translated from the coding sequence ATGTCAGCATGCGGAGGATTCGGCACTTCGATCGCCTTCATTCTGGTCCTGTATATCCTGCTCGTTATCGTGGTTGGAGGAGTTTTCATCTAA